CATTTCCAGAGCAGGTGCGATTTCAACAGGAGTTTGCTGCGGAGCTGTCAAAGTCGGACCTGAATGCAGCTATCAAGGGAATGACTATCAGCATTGGCCAACAAGGTGCATTCATTAAAACAAGACAGTGGCAGGATTTCAAGCTGAACGATCAAGTAGAAGTATCAATATTCCTGCCATCAGTATTCAGGGAACCGAATGCAGTTGTAGGGATGTCAGGTTCTGCGGTGGTGACAGGAATAGACCCGGACAATGAGCTTATCAATATAGAATTTGCCAGGAGCTTTCGCAGATTCAAGAAAGTTGGTGAAGTGGGAGTTCCCGCTGAAAGTAGATACAAAAAGATAGCACATTACGTAACGTTACTGGATGATATCTGTTTAAAAGAGTTTCTGCAGAAATATCCAAATGGATTTTTTGCAAGTAATGTTTCAATTTAATACAAAGGTATATGACAATACAGAAGCATTTAAACATTTAGAGCAAGCTGACTTACAAACAGACTTTTTGGAAGCAAGGGTAATCGAAATTATAAAAAGGAAAAATAGTGACAATTGTAATATTATAACAATAGGTAGATCTTCGCAGAACGACATTATTTTGTATAATAATATAGTATCTAAATCACATGCCTTTCTTTATTGTCATCAAGATTGCAGGGCTATATATGTAACAGATCTAGAGTCAACTAACAATTCTTATATAAATGACGAAAAAATAGTTCCTTATAAACTATATCAGCTCACAGATGGCGATGAAATTTCATTTGGACCGCAGACTAAAGTTATTTATCTTACCTCTAGAGCTTTTTACGATTTTATTCTGTCTCTTAAACAGTCTTCGTGCAGTTAACTAATATGGCGGCCATTTGTAAGAGCTGCAAATTAGCTGAATAGTAAATGAGACTTCGGGCCATTCTGCTACTGTTAGCTTTGCTTGCCTTCCTGTCAGCGTCAATTGCTGGCTATCTCTATTACCTTTCACTACGACAAACAGCACTCCGCCAGGCGGAAACTAAAGCGGTCAATTATGGACGAGAATTGGACAGCAAGCTTTCGCTGTATTTATCCGAGAGCATAGAAGCCTGCAAGGCCTTTGCTGCAATGAAGGAACTGCGAAGAGCAGCAGTATCGCATGACAAAAAGGTCCTGCTGCAAGCCAAATCGTTGCTGAAATATTTTCACGAGGTCCTGGGATTTGGCACCTGTCTCCTCTTGAATGCAAATGGCAGAGTCATTGCTTCTTCAAAGCAAGCCGTGAAGGAAAAATTTGCTAATTCCGCCTACTTCAAAACGGCCATGAAAGGCAAGGTTACATTGCTGATTGGCAAAATAGCATCTGCAAACAAAGAGATGCTTATCTGCAGTCATCCAGTGTACAGCAACGGTCAGGGTGTTCCCGACGGCGTGTTGGTTGTAACCGCTTCGATAAAACCAATCATCACTACATTGGGGCGGGTGCATGAGGGAATCACCATGCTGGTTGGCCGGCAGGACAACGTGCTGATCGCGAATAGACCGGAATGGGTCGGTCGGTTCTTGTGGAAGAATGACAAGAATAGGGGTGCCAACAGCAAGGAAACTCAACACGGCGGCAATGGACGGCGGTCTGTTGGCTTGAGTTTGCCCAGCGGTACATATGCAGTTGATGCCGCAGGCAACAAGTACCTGATCTATCAAAAAAGAATCGCAGTTTACCCTGAATGGCAGGTAATCTATCTTGTCAGTTTCCGGGAAAT
This sequence is a window from Deltaproteobacteria bacterium. Protein-coding genes within it:
- a CDS encoding FHA domain-containing protein; this encodes MDFLQVMFQFNTKVYDNTEAFKHLEQADLQTDFLEARVIEIIKRKNSDNCNIITIGRSSQNDIILYNNIVSKSHAFLYCHQDCRAIYVTDLESTNNSYINDEKIVPYKLYQLTDGDEISFGPQTKVIYLTSRAFYDFILSLKQSSCS